In Deltaproteobacteria bacterium, the DNA window AATCTATGTCATTAATCCAAATGGGCAAGTGTCACCACTTTATGACTACGCTATGCAAGAGCCTACTAATTCTTCGGGAAGCGCAAATGATACAAATGACACTACGACTAACGACGGCGATCGGCGTAATGCCAGAACTGGGCTAGAGCCCTTATATCCCTTCATGGGGGTAGAGGTAAATAAGTAAGACGCGAGCAGTGAAGTATAATGGCCGGACTACTAAAGCAGTTGCAGAAGGCAAAGCCAGGATTTAAGGCGTCTACGGACGAAGTATTGCTTACCCAACGCAAGAACTTACTCCCGACGGGCGTCGCAAATGTCAACGCTAGCGATGAGTCTGTCGAGGAGACAAGCAAATCGCGCGTCGCTGCCGGGATGCAGGAAGCGGAGCAACTGTTAAGCGAGCTTGTCGAGGAGTCTGCTCGTTCGATAAAAGCTGCGAATGTCGTCGGTACGTCTAGTCCCGCCATAGCTCAAGACGAAATCGAAAGATCTCCATCTGCGTCCTCTGCCTTAAAGTTTATTAGAAAGAAAAGAAAATCGTCCAGTGGAGCTTTAGTAGTAAAAAACTCTCGAGAGGAATTAGCTTGGTGGCAGGCTAACAAGAAAAGCAACTCACCTCAGGTTGAGGTATTAGTGCCGCAGGCGCGGAAAATGTTAAACGAAATACTTCCTAGTGATGGCAATATAGAAATAGATCTCAAAACTGCCGTGAGACGAGCAGTCGAAGTGGCCAGTCAAATGCTTAGCGAAGAGATGCGAATTACGGAAGCAGACCGCGAAAATGCTTTTGAGGAGTTATTTAGCCTACTAGCGGGAAAAGGACCGTTACAGCCATTATACGACGACGAGGGAATAACTGACATTTTTATAGATAATCACAGCAGCATTAAAGTGATTCGCAAGGGTCAAGCAATAGAGACGCCTTTTTCTTTTCGCAATGCCGGAGAGTATAAGGCTTATGTAAATGCGATGTTGCAGTCAGTGGACAGAGTGCTTAATATTAGTTCTCCCATAGTAGATTGCGCACTAGACGACAATTGGAGGAGCCGAGTTAGTGCAATCGATCCGTCGATCCTAGACGGAGACGAGCCGCGCGTTTGTATTCGCATACCGCGTCTGCAAAAAATCTCATTCTACGACATTTTGAACACGAAAACTCTTCCAGCTACGCTAGCAGCTTGGTTAGCTGAATTAGTTGTATCTGGAGAAGCAAACATTTTAGTGCTTGGACCAACCGGTTCCGGAAAGACGGTAATGACTACAGCCATACTAAGCGCTGTAGGGGCAGATGAGCGAATAATCACAATCGAAGACGTGCCAGAAATTTTTGTGCCAACAGCGCATCTAGAGAAACTGGTTTCTCGTCCAGCTAATGCACAGGGTCAGGGCGAGGTAAAAATGCCCGAGTTGCTAAAGGCGGCTTTGCGCCGTGCGCCTCATAGAATCGTCGTGGGTGAGATTCGAGATGAGGAGGGTCGTCTATTCCTAAGGGCTCTTGAAACTGGCCATGCTGGCTCAATTGCAACTATTCACGCCGACTCCTCGAGCGATAGCCTGTGGAGACTACTAGATGTCGTTGCAGCTTACGAATCGGCG includes these proteins:
- a CDS encoding CpaF family protein, which gives rise to MAGLLKQLQKAKPGFKASTDEVLLTQRKNLLPTGVANVNASDESVEETSKSRVAAGMQEAEQLLSELVEESARSIKAANVVGTSSPAIAQDEIERSPSASSALKFIRKKRKSSSGALVVKNSREELAWWQANKKSNSPQVEVLVPQARKMLNEILPSDGNIEIDLKTAVRRAVEVASQMLSEEMRITEADRENAFEELFSLLAGKGPLQPLYDDEGITDIFIDNHSSIKVIRKGQAIETPFSFRNAGEYKAYVNAMLQSVDRVLNISSPIVDCALDDNWRSRVSAIDPSILDGDEPRVCIRIPRLQKISFYDILNTKTLPATLAAWLAELVVSGEANILVLGPTGSGKTVMTTAILSAVGADERIITIEDVPEIFVPTAHLEKLVSRPANAQGQGEVKMPELLKAALRRAPHRIVVGEIRDEEGRLFLRALETGHAGSIATIHADSSSDSLWRLLDVVAAYESAPQESIMRRIARSLHITIRMGKVDGRPCLMEVAEVLPPEGFDFRVRPLVKYEGMKGGKRSWRMMTKDSYWLKRIAERGVELRAGPGLLSPEDKLPEREASQAGA